In Pongo abelii isolate AG06213 chromosome 15, NHGRI_mPonAbe1-v2.0_pri, whole genome shotgun sequence, a single window of DNA contains:
- the RPL10L gene encoding ribosomal protein uL16-like: protein MHRRRSCVAMGRRPACCYRYCKNKPYPKSRFCRGVPDAKIRIFDLGRKKAKVDEFPLCGHMVSDEYEQLSSEALEAARICANKYMVKSCGRDGFHMRVRLHPFHVIRINKMLSCAGADRLQTGMRGAFGKPQGTVARVHVGQVIMSIRTKLQNKEHVIEALRRAKFKFPGCQKIHISKKWGFTKFNADEFEDMVAKKRLIPDGCGVKYVPSHGPLDKWRVLHS, encoded by the coding sequence ATGCACCGCCGACGTTCATGTGTTGCCATGGGCCGCCGTCCAGCTTGTTGTTACCGGTATTGTAAGAACAAGCCGTACCCAAAATCTCGTTTCTGCCGAGGGGTTCCTGATGCCAAGATCCGCATCTTTGACCTGGGTCGAAAGAAGGCAAAAGTGGATGAGTTCCCACTCTGTGGCCACATGGTGTCTGATGAATATGAGCAGCTGTCTTCTGAAGCCCTGGAGGCCGCCCGTATTTGTGCCAACAAATACATGGTGAAAAGTTGTGGCAGAGATGGCTTTCACATGCGAGTGCGGCTCCATCCCTTCCATGTCATCCGCATCAACAAGATGTTGTCCTGTGCTGGGGCTGACAGGCTCCAGACAGGTATGCGAGGTGCCTTTGGAAAACCCCAGGGTACTGTGGCCCGGGTCCACGTTGGTCAAGTCATCATGTCCATCCGCACCAAGCTTCAGAACAAGGAGCATGTGATTGAAGCCTTGCGCAGGGCCAAGTTCAAGTTCCCTGGATGCCAGAAGATTCATATCTCCAAGAAGTGGGGCTTCACGAAGTTTAATGCTGACGAATTTGAAGATATGGTGGCCAAGAAGCGCCTCATTCCTGACGGTTGTGGAGTCAAGTACGTTCCCAGTCACGGCCCCTTGGACAAGTGGCGGGTTCTGCACTCATGA